The following are encoded together in the Kribbella voronezhensis genome:
- a CDS encoding LppM family (lipo)protein codes for MKNRVRAALVIVACLVALTGCVKIDGDLKVNSDQTVSGSMKIGVDKQLMEASGQSLDKVRDQMERGIKQTTTDGVTCKAFDDDKYIGSDCKLEDVPFSKMGSSTGDGVGFSKDGDTFHVTIKGLDLGKTSTGSNPVINFKITMPGKITAHDDGAKVDGRTATYDSLDKLGNVDLTSESGSSFPLWALILIIVLLLAAAGAVAFFVLRSRKAAAQQQYPGQYGQYPGQPQPGQWGPQYGGQPGQGGPYGQPGPGGPQYGQQPGGPQYGQPGGPGPQGQPQYPGQPQPGQYPGPQQPGQWGGPPQQGPGGWGQPGPQGQPPQGQPPQGRPPQGPAPQQGPPQQGPAPQQGGWGQPPQQGGQQGGWNRPDNDGQA; via the coding sequence ATGAAGAACCGCGTGCGCGCTGCGCTCGTCATCGTCGCCTGCCTGGTCGCCTTGACCGGCTGCGTGAAGATCGATGGCGACCTCAAGGTGAATTCGGACCAGACCGTCTCCGGCTCGATGAAGATCGGCGTCGACAAGCAGCTGATGGAGGCCAGCGGCCAGTCGCTCGACAAGGTCCGGGACCAGATGGAACGCGGGATCAAACAGACCACCACCGACGGCGTCACCTGCAAGGCGTTCGACGACGACAAGTACATCGGGTCCGACTGCAAGCTCGAGGACGTGCCGTTCAGCAAGATGGGCTCGTCGACCGGCGACGGGGTGGGTTTCAGCAAGGACGGCGACACGTTCCACGTCACGATCAAGGGGCTGGATCTGGGCAAGACCTCGACCGGTTCCAACCCGGTGATCAACTTCAAGATCACCATGCCGGGCAAGATCACCGCCCACGACGACGGCGCCAAGGTCGACGGCCGTACGGCGACCTACGACAGCCTGGACAAGCTCGGCAATGTCGACCTGACGTCGGAGTCGGGCAGCAGCTTCCCGCTGTGGGCTCTCATCCTCATCATCGTGCTGCTGCTCGCCGCTGCGGGCGCTGTGGCGTTCTTCGTACTGCGGAGTCGCAAGGCCGCCGCACAACAGCAGTACCCGGGCCAGTACGGGCAGTACCCCGGACAGCCGCAACCGGGCCAGTGGGGACCCCAGTACGGCGGCCAGCCGGGTCAAGGTGGTCCGTATGGGCAGCCGGGTCCGGGCGGCCCGCAGTACGGGCAGCAGCCGGGCGGACCGCAGTACGGGCAGCCGGGCGGCCCTGGGCCGCAGGGGCAGCCGCAGTACCCGGGTCAGCCGCAACCAGGGCAGTACCCTGGACCGCAGCAGCCAGGGCAATGGGGTGGGCCGCCGCAGCAGGGGCCGGGTGGCTGGGGGCAGCCTGGACCACAGGGCCAGCCGCCGCAGGGGCAGCCCCCACAGGGACGGCCGCCGCAAGGGCCGGCGCCTCAGCAGGGACCGCCTCAGCAGGGACCGGCGCCGCAGCAAGGTGGCTGGGGACAGCCACCGCAACAGGGTGGACAACAGGGCGGCTGGAACCGCCCGGACAACGACGGGCAGGCATGA